The Lacipirellula parvula genome window below encodes:
- a CDS encoding AAA family ATPase has protein sequence MGVWIISDNTDLGGSVKSQVDALQLRSSPARVLSTTSALTEVMSVDAAPHLMLIAAMRVDEPVLQIVRQLRAGSAAKLIVAAIAADHSAVIQSVRAGADDFVKLDEQFGPELANAFQRLSAAVDKKTGGLLLTVIPSRDVGDGAFLAVNLAAAIAALHGKCGLLDFNLRGGDAALMLKLAPRHTLLDLVRRRQSVDQMMFEQAVVKHESGIELLAGPDLFADTHEIDPALCRQVVAHSQAAQAYCVVSIEDLQHAEQIGILSESDRVLVATRLDLVSLYRTQRHLDYIRKSTNAIERTVVVAAGTGCAGEVPPRAACRILQVPVVHQIPDDPSAVTVSLNIGNPAVRECPQSKASRAITKLAALLTPAVAPAKAAVRRGLLPFNAAALFGLQTSTTTAK, from the coding sequence ATGGGCGTTTGGATCATCAGCGACAATACCGACCTCGGCGGCAGCGTCAAATCGCAAGTCGATGCGCTCCAGCTACGCTCGTCGCCGGCGCGGGTCCTGTCGACGACATCGGCGCTCACAGAAGTGATGAGCGTCGATGCGGCGCCGCACTTGATGCTGATTGCGGCGATGCGGGTCGACGAGCCCGTACTGCAAATCGTCCGCCAGCTGCGGGCCGGCAGCGCCGCGAAGCTGATCGTCGCCGCCATTGCCGCCGATCATTCAGCGGTGATCCAGTCCGTGCGAGCCGGCGCCGATGATTTCGTCAAACTCGACGAACAGTTCGGTCCAGAGTTGGCCAATGCGTTCCAGCGGCTGTCAGCCGCGGTCGACAAGAAGACGGGCGGATTGCTGCTCACCGTCATTCCCTCGCGCGACGTGGGCGACGGCGCCTTCCTGGCCGTGAACCTCGCCGCGGCGATCGCAGCGCTTCACGGCAAATGCGGACTGCTCGACTTCAACCTGCGCGGCGGCGATGCCGCCTTGATGCTGAAGCTGGCGCCGCGTCACACGCTGCTCGATCTCGTGCGACGGCGGCAGTCTGTCGATCAGATGATGTTCGAGCAGGCTGTAGTAAAACATGAGTCCGGGATCGAGTTACTTGCCGGCCCCGATCTATTTGCCGACACGCATGAGATTGATCCAGCGCTGTGCCGACAAGTGGTCGCCCATTCACAAGCAGCCCAGGCGTACTGCGTCGTCAGCATTGAAGACCTGCAGCATGCAGAGCAAATCGGGATCCTCTCGGAGAGCGATCGAGTCCTGGTTGCGACCCGGCTTGACCTTGTTTCGCTGTACCGGACGCAACGACATCTCGACTACATCCGCAAAAGCACGAACGCGATCGAACGGACGGTGGTGGTGGCCGCCGGAACCGGCTGTGCCGGCGAAGTTCCGCCGCGCGCCGCGTGCCGCATCTTGCAAGTCCCGGTCGTGCACCAGATTCCGGACGATCCCTCGGCGGTCACCGTGTCGCTGAACATTGGGAATCCCGCGGTCAGGGAATGTCCGCAATCAAAGGCATCGCGTGCGATCACAAAGTTAGCCGCCCTGCTGACCCCGGCGGTCGCGCCAGCGAAGGCCGCCGTACGCAGGGGCCTTTTGCCTTTCAATGCGGCGGCGTTGTTTGGTCTGCAGACTTCAACGACGACGGCGAAATAG
- a CDS encoding LacI family DNA-binding transcriptional regulator has product MASIRDVAKEAGVSIATVSRVINGRETVAAHLRQQVMEAVNRCEYAPAVGVRTQHAVALIYTGPFTPGSPYDSACIDGMVEAMRGSQHDLTIVDIRRDKARGETFRQFFARKGICGAVLRSTAAERDIVEQIADEGLPIVVLGDHFHRPGLPFIFSESAAASRQAIEHLLSLGHTRIAFAACEREDGDHRDRFEAYRSTLESRGLLYPDLIGRIPPHRLDGEKLIRNLMGMPDRPTAVFIADPLVAVGAINEAHKMGVKIPEDLSIVGFDDTDMRTLIYPKMTAICQDSRMLGQVAFERLLARIAGSEAEATTARKQTAWLEINETTAPPPEIAYHVLPNRTRLATAPRVG; this is encoded by the coding sequence ATGGCCTCTATTCGCGACGTTGCCAAGGAAGCAGGCGTGTCGATTGCCACCGTTTCTCGCGTCATTAACGGCCGAGAAACAGTCGCTGCGCATCTACGGCAGCAGGTGATGGAAGCCGTCAATCGCTGCGAATACGCCCCCGCGGTCGGCGTGCGGACTCAGCATGCGGTCGCCCTGATCTACACTGGCCCCTTCACGCCTGGTTCGCCGTATGACTCGGCGTGCATCGACGGCATGGTCGAAGCGATGCGCGGCAGCCAGCACGACCTGACGATTGTCGATATTCGCCGCGACAAAGCGCGTGGCGAGACGTTCCGGCAATTTTTCGCCCGCAAGGGGATTTGCGGCGCTGTGCTACGCTCCACGGCGGCCGAACGCGATATCGTTGAGCAAATCGCCGATGAGGGCTTGCCAATCGTGGTGTTGGGAGACCATTTCCATCGCCCCGGGCTCCCCTTCATTTTCTCAGAATCGGCGGCGGCGAGCCGGCAAGCCATTGAGCATTTGCTGTCGCTGGGGCACACGCGGATCGCGTTCGCCGCGTGCGAGCGCGAAGATGGCGATCACCGCGACCGCTTCGAGGCTTATCGCTCGACCCTCGAATCGCGCGGCCTGCTGTATCCCGATCTCATCGGCAGGATTCCGCCCCATCGCTTGGATGGAGAAAAGCTTATCCGAAACTTGATGGGCATGCCCGATCGGCCGACGGCAGTGTTCATCGCCGATCCGCTGGTCGCCGTCGGCGCTATTAATGAAGCCCATAAAATGGGGGTGAAGATCCCCGAAGACTTGTCGATCGTCGGCTTCGACGACACCGACATGCGAACGCTGATCTACCCCAAGATGACCGCGATTTGCCAAGATTCGCGGATGCTAGGGCAGGTGGCGTTCGAGCGATTGTTGGCGAGAATCGCCGGCAGCGAGGCGGAGGCGACGACGGCGCGGAAACAGACGGCATGGCTCGAAATTAACGAAACGACGGCCCCGCCGCCTGAAATTGCCTACCACGTTCTTCCCAATCGGACGCGACTCGCCACGGCGCCGCGGGTGGGCTGA
- a CDS encoding DUF1559 domain-containing protein, with protein MNVDSPATNGQAYRRGFTLVELLVVIAIIGVLVALLLPAVQAAREAARRMSCGNNVKNIALAIHNFHDTKKHIPFSVLFKADVGKEAYRLPGGGEEAASPSKYYSSNLNGKGWIVDILPQLEQQAMYVGMRPGFEQPAGTYNTFSITGSGNGMGRTEIRQFMDDQLPVLTCPSDASAAPRIGNYHWGNVAGTAGALTATTSYKGVAGDTAVGEVFNAGGLWSNSQWGSVPDCFQNLGCNGLFWKMSYYDPINFREISDGLSNTLMVGEAVADQDFHAMAYFSEGDWASANMQLNYFQLGEKELIIQNWWDVRGFRSLHPGGVQFAMADASIQFVSEGIDHALYRALSTRNGGETASLPR; from the coding sequence ATGAACGTCGACTCCCCCGCCACGAATGGCCAAGCCTATCGCCGCGGCTTCACGCTCGTGGAACTGCTCGTCGTGATCGCCATCATCGGCGTCCTGGTCGCGCTGCTCCTGCCAGCGGTCCAGGCGGCGCGCGAAGCAGCCCGCCGGATGTCGTGCGGCAACAACGTGAAGAACATCGCGCTGGCGATTCACAACTTTCACGATACGAAGAAGCACATTCCGTTTAGCGTTCTTTTCAAAGCGGACGTCGGCAAGGAGGCATACCGTCTGCCAGGAGGCGGCGAAGAAGCTGCGTCTCCCTCAAAATACTATTCTTCAAATCTTAATGGGAAGGGATGGATCGTCGACATTCTTCCGCAACTTGAGCAGCAAGCAATGTACGTTGGGATGAGGCCCGGCTTCGAGCAGCCTGCGGGCACGTACAATACGTTCTCAATCACCGGAAGCGGCAATGGTATGGGGCGTACCGAGATTCGCCAATTCATGGATGATCAGTTGCCGGTCTTGACGTGTCCCTCGGACGCGTCTGCGGCGCCTCGGATTGGGAATTACCATTGGGGAAATGTGGCCGGCACTGCAGGCGCTCTGACCGCGACCACGAGTTACAAAGGAGTGGCTGGCGATACGGCAGTGGGGGAAGTATTCAATGCCGGCGGTCTGTGGAGTAACAGCCAGTGGGGGTCGGTTCCAGATTGCTTCCAGAATCTTGGCTGCAACGGGCTCTTCTGGAAGATGAGTTACTACGACCCAATCAACTTCCGAGAGATTTCAGACGGTCTTAGCAATACCTTGATGGTGGGCGAAGCTGTGGCCGATCAAGATTTTCACGCGATGGCGTACTTCTCCGAAGGCGATTGGGCGTCTGCGAACATGCAACTCAATTATTTTCAATTGGGTGAAAAAGAACTGATTATTCAAAATTGGTGGGATGTTCGCGGCTTCCGTAGCTTGCATCCTGGCGGTGTTCAATTCGCGATGGCTGACGCCTCCATTCAATTTGTTTCAGAGGGGATCGACCACGCACTCTACCGTGCGCTCTCCACGCGAAACGGCGGCGAAACGGCTTCACTCCCTAGATAG